A genomic stretch from Candidatus Brocadiia bacterium includes:
- a CDS encoding isoprenylcysteine carboxylmethyltransferase family protein, translating into MSSLKKRIQKINLRFLSVLAIFGVLVWFAEPGLPKTKSGIDYLPFLASGLALVAIGEIIRIWATGHLEKNKSLTTSGPYAYIKNPMYAGTFIIMLGCNILAINPYIYYILAIELAAFLFQYVPAKNRIEKTRLLEKFGQDYADYDKNVPDYIPRRLTPYEKRTLKSWQWSVFRGNQEIQVGIAVLIGTALIVGKPWIL; encoded by the coding sequence ATGTCAAGTTTGAAGAAGCGGATTCAGAAGATTAATCTCAGGTTCTTATCTGTTCTGGCCATCTTCGGTGTGCTGGTCTGGTTCGCCGAGCCCGGATTGCCTAAGACAAAAAGCGGCATAGATTACCTGCCGTTCTTGGCCAGCGGCCTGGCTTTGGTGGCCATCGGCGAGATTATCCGCATCTGGGCCACTGGCCACCTGGAAAAGAACAAGTCGCTTACCACCAGCGGCCCTTATGCCTACATCAAGAACCCGATGTATGCCGGCACTTTCATCATTATGCTCGGCTGTAATATCCTGGCCATCAATCCTTATATTTATTACATACTGGCTATTGAGTTAGCCGCGTTCCTGTTCCAGTATGTGCCGGCCAAGAACCGTATAGAAAAGACACGCCTTCTGGAAAAGTTCGGCCAGGACTACGCCGACTATGATAAAAACGTGCCGGATTATATACCCCGCCGCCTGACGCCGTATGAAAAAAGAACCCTCAAGTCCTGGCAGTGGTCCGTGTTCCGGGGGAACCAGGAGATACAGGTGGGTATCGCGGTGCTTATCGGAACGGCCTTGATTGTCGGCAAGCCCTGGATATTATAA
- a CDS encoding glycosyltransferase family 4 protein, which yields MRITFLAPHIKISGGVKIICEYARRLARLNHKVTLVVKQPRLSWLRNATHSLIDTIGWIDLKPVRIIFVPSFESDYIPDADIIMASSWKTAAELNNIPDSKGRKFYLIQHMEGLVEPADLKQVEATYAMPFRKIAVSGWLRDELKNKYGQPSDYVPNAIDEQEFFPSGKTYGTLRLGMLYHTADWKGLADGVEAINKAFESFPDVKVVLFGARNRRPAFNQAGFKYDYFQNADGAVLRNIYSSCDVFICPSWYEGFGLPGLEAMACGTALATTDNGGCRDYAIHNRTALVSAPKNPAELAESIIRLLKDRDLLKSISENGYQMSQKFRWDNSVSQMERILCQV from the coding sequence ATGCGCATAACATTTCTGGCGCCACATATTAAAATAAGCGGTGGGGTTAAGATTATCTGCGAATATGCCCGGCGGTTGGCCAGACTTAATCATAAAGTGACTCTGGTTGTCAAGCAGCCGCGCTTGAGCTGGTTGCGCAACGCGACTCATTCTTTAATTGATACGATTGGATGGATTGACCTCAAACCTGTCCGGATTATATTCGTGCCGTCTTTCGAGTCCGATTATATCCCTGATGCCGATATCATTATGGCCAGCTCCTGGAAAACTGCGGCCGAGCTTAATAACATCCCGGACTCCAAAGGGCGCAAATTTTACCTGATCCAGCATATGGAAGGCCTGGTTGAGCCGGCAGACCTGAAACAGGTCGAGGCCACCTATGCCATGCCTTTCCGGAAAATAGCCGTTTCCGGATGGCTTAGGGATGAGCTTAAGAATAAATACGGCCAGCCGTCAGATTACGTGCCTAATGCCATCGATGAGCAGGAATTCTTTCCGTCCGGTAAAACTTATGGGACCCTGCGGTTGGGCATGCTTTACCATACGGCTGATTGGAAAGGGCTGGCTGATGGCGTGGAAGCGATAAACAAGGCGTTTGAATCATTCCCTGATGTTAAGGTGGTATTATTCGGCGCCCGGAACCGAAGGCCGGCATTCAATCAGGCCGGATTCAAATACGATTATTTCCAAAACGCTGATGGTGCGGTATTGCGCAATATTTATTCTTCGTGCGATGTATTCATCTGCCCGAGCTGGTATGAAGGGTTCGGTCTGCCCGGACTCGAAGCCATGGCCTGCGGCACGGCGCTGGCGACTACCGACAACGGAGGTTGCCGTGATTATGCAATCCATAACCGGACGGCTCTTGTTTCTGCGCCAAAGAATCCGGCCGAATTAGCCGAAAGTATAATAAGGCTTCTAAAAGACCGGGATTTGCTCAAGAGTATCTCGGAAAACGGTTACCAGATGTCCCAAAAGTTCCGATGGGATAATTCCGTCAGTCAGATGGAAAGGATATTATGTCAAGTTTGA
- a CDS encoding methyltransferase domain-containing protein: MKLDIGCGNKKRDGYTGVDVAKLPGVDIVCDIRQGLPSIKDNSVEEIYCAHVLEHITDLEAVMKEFHRVLSPGGQLIIRVPHCFSPSAFGDPTHCRYFNFETFRNYDRAHTKSYYRDFHFNFKSSRIQVDRNWHKPSLFDSFLEWLLNIKQRRGEKFLKILPYKYWEVYTVLVKE; the protein is encoded by the coding sequence ATGAAATTAGATATAGGATGCGGTAATAAAAAGCGCGATGGTTATACCGGGGTTGACGTGGCTAAACTGCCCGGGGTGGATATCGTTTGCGATATCCGCCAGGGATTGCCATCAATTAAGGATAACAGCGTTGAAGAGATTTACTGCGCTCACGTCCTGGAACACATTACTGACCTGGAAGCAGTCATGAAAGAATTCCATCGGGTGCTCAGCCCGGGCGGGCAGCTGATAATTCGAGTACCGCATTGTTTCAGCCCGAGCGCCTTCGGCGACCCGACCCATTGCCGGTATTTTAACTTCGAGACATTCCGTAATTACGACCGGGCTCATACTAAATCTTATTACCGTGATTTTCATTTCAATTTTAAGTCATCCCGCATACAGGTAGACCGCAACTGGCATAAGCCCAGCCTGTTTGACAGCTTCCTGGAATGGCTGCTTAATATCAAACAGCGGCGCGGCGAAAAGTTCCTGAAAATCCTGCCTTATAAATACTGGGAGGTTTATACCGTCCTGGTCAAAGAATGA
- a CDS encoding glycosyltransferase family 4 protein, with translation MKILFLVRDKNHPAPRYRVAQYLDYLNEHGIQTDVMTAPKSIWKWWQLTRKAGNWDVVFIQKKRVTPFWLKHLRKNSRLIYDFDDAVMFNSSRHDSPDSPARMKHFINTVSNVDGVIAGNDYLQSLALPHNSRVWVIPTSIETKKYSVKEHHPNDTVTLGWIGGRKSLVFLKKLSDVLDRIHDKHKTTRLKIVCNDFFDCAGMPVMKKQWSELEEVNDILSFDIGLAPLPDDLWSRGKCATKLLQCMAAGLPAVASPVGVHNQIIKENINGFLAKTDQEWFDQISRLVESIELRRNLGLAGRATVEQGYSINANAPKLLDIIKEVLK, from the coding sequence ATGAAGATACTCTTTCTGGTCAGAGACAAGAACCACCCGGCGCCGCGTTATCGGGTTGCCCAGTACCTGGATTATTTGAACGAGCACGGCATTCAGACAGATGTAATGACTGCGCCGAAATCAATCTGGAAATGGTGGCAGTTGACGCGTAAAGCCGGGAACTGGGATGTTGTTTTTATCCAGAAAAAACGGGTCACGCCGTTCTGGCTCAAGCACCTTCGTAAAAATAGCCGCCTGATATATGATTTTGACGATGCGGTTATGTTCAACAGCTCCCGGCACGATTCGCCCGATTCACCTGCCCGGATGAAACATTTTATCAATACCGTCAGCAATGTGGACGGAGTCATTGCCGGAAACGATTATCTCCAATCACTGGCGTTGCCTCATAATTCCAGAGTTTGGGTTATTCCTACCTCCATAGAAACGAAGAAGTATTCTGTTAAAGAGCATCACCCGAATGATACGGTTACTTTGGGCTGGATTGGCGGCAGGAAGTCTCTGGTATTCCTGAAGAAACTCAGCGATGTGCTTGACCGGATACACGATAAACATAAAACGACCAGGCTTAAAATAGTCTGTAATGATTTCTTCGACTGCGCCGGAATGCCGGTAATGAAAAAACAGTGGAGCGAGTTGGAAGAGGTTAACGACATCTTGAGTTTTGATATCGGCCTGGCGCCGTTGCCTGACGACTTATGGTCGCGCGGCAAATGCGCCACTAAGCTGCTTCAATGTATGGCCGCCGGTCTGCCGGCCGTAGCTTCGCCGGTTGGCGTCCATAACCAGATAATCAAGGAAAATATCAACGGCTTTCTTGCCAAAACAGACCAGGAATGGTTTGATCAAATCAGCCGTTTAGTAGAGAGTATTGAATTGCGCCGGAACCTAGGGCTGGCCGGCCGGGCCACAGTGGAGCAGGGATATTCCATAAATGCCAATGCGCCGAAACTGTTGGATATCATCAAAGAGGTTTTGAAATGA